A genome region from Labilibaculum antarcticum includes the following:
- a CDS encoding Rossmann-fold NAD(P)-binding domain-containing protein, which produces MNKTLYKPEKTISILGCGWLGLPLAKFFIKNGYSVKGSTPTPEKISILAENGIIPYRILLNPEINTDFDADFFNSEIIVVNFPPKRREDIEEFHPQQFKALIEQVRLSSIKKLIFISSTSVYANLNRIVTEADNQISEKNSGKALRVVENMLLAQDDFKTSIIRFGGLIGYDRKPGRFFSKMKNAVEGDTPVNLIHQDDCIGIISHVIENGLWGETYNACCPEHPTRKEFYIKAAKSGGFELPQFVANKSTFKIISSAKLEKTNYKFKYANPIEALAF; this is translated from the coding sequence ATGAATAAAACGCTTTATAAACCCGAAAAAACCATAAGTATTCTTGGATGCGGTTGGTTGGGATTACCTCTAGCTAAATTTTTCATTAAAAATGGCTACTCCGTAAAAGGCTCAACCCCTACACCTGAGAAAATATCGATCTTAGCGGAGAATGGAATAATTCCTTATCGGATTTTATTAAATCCTGAAATAAATACAGATTTTGATGCCGACTTTTTTAATTCAGAAATAATAGTCGTCAATTTCCCGCCTAAACGCAGAGAGGATATTGAAGAATTTCACCCGCAACAGTTTAAAGCATTAATCGAACAGGTACGTCTTTCTTCAATTAAAAAACTAATTTTTATTAGCTCTACTTCGGTTTATGCTAATTTAAATAGAATAGTGACCGAAGCTGACAATCAAATTTCTGAAAAGAATAGTGGTAAAGCATTACGTGTTGTTGAGAATATGCTTCTCGCGCAAGATGACTTTAAAACCAGTATTATTCGATTTGGTGGCTTAATAGGATATGATCGTAAACCTGGTCGGTTTTTCTCTAAAATGAAAAATGCGGTTGAAGGTGATACTCCTGTTAATTTAATCCATCAGGATGATTGTATTGGTATTATTTCGCATGTAATAGAAAATGGTTTGTGGGGCGAAACTTACAATGCTTGTTGTCCCGAGCATCCTACCCGAAAAGAGTTCTATATAAAAGCTGCTAAAAGTGGCGGTTTTGAATTGCCGCAATTTGTAGCGAATAAAAGTACCTTTAAAATTATCAGCTCAGCAAAACTCGAAAAAACTAATTATAAATTTAAGTATGCAAACCCAATTGAAGCATTAGCCTTTTAG
- a CDS encoding histidinol-phosphatase HisJ family protein: MPQNNIATPEYFIWETHGIHTGTGNDHVKHGVDELDKITELAIAKGHPNIAFIIHTPRLTRYRYAAEKRLGVKFIRGDSAYFNYPSQIEKLKLKYGNQITIRFGIELEWLGPDLGMQWNRSKVFQAQDADFVIGSLHFSREGIPYDGSIEETEELIKLRGGLENFWGGYIEELIEMVDSTWEIIQVVGHIDLPKLFAPIPQPLLELDTSGHFLARRMRFLLEMISEYNLALDVNLAGINKGCGIYPDISILKRAKQLDIPISLGTDTHTLQNLGNHHETGIHYAHDAGYKHYLSFSKCIPEKRPLRNQAYKKEEYKVMNLGIEMLNLRFEDRKQRRIPKFSFGGTFRTFLEHHKNASSLGEFEAIRIRKGNKSITISNTIPQNQEEMMKVKGLFSHHKDEPGVLSMIFNALASEEINVETAYLNANNDGTATAFLTLTGDDSSVHEAVEFVKGTGGDSFIEIRVGDILEIQELKKHKNYVLEVDGVNLPIAISKQMILSIHNNTPGILLILLSALASQNINIIDLKLGHRGQKGYALLSIEGNAQNAGNVLTKLGPQFFETTHLSLNGVE; the protein is encoded by the coding sequence ATGCCACAAAATAATATTGCCACACCCGAGTATTTCATTTGGGAGACTCATGGAATTCATACAGGTACAGGTAACGATCATGTTAAACATGGAGTTGATGAACTAGACAAAATAACTGAATTAGCCATAGCTAAAGGTCATCCCAATATTGCATTTATAATACATACACCACGTTTAACCAGATACAGGTATGCTGCAGAGAAACGACTGGGAGTAAAGTTTATACGTGGCGATAGTGCCTATTTTAACTATCCAAGTCAGATTGAAAAGTTGAAATTGAAATATGGCAATCAAATTACTATTCGTTTTGGGATTGAACTGGAATGGTTGGGACCTGATTTGGGAATGCAGTGGAATCGATCGAAAGTGTTTCAGGCACAAGATGCTGATTTTGTGATTGGTTCATTACATTTTTCACGGGAAGGAATTCCATACGATGGATCGATTGAGGAAACTGAAGAACTAATTAAGCTGAGAGGTGGATTGGAAAATTTTTGGGGCGGATACATCGAGGAACTCATCGAAATGGTTGATTCTACTTGGGAAATTATTCAAGTTGTTGGTCATATCGATTTGCCAAAATTGTTTGCGCCAATTCCTCAGCCTCTGCTAGAGTTAGATACTTCGGGTCATTTTTTGGCTCGTAGAATGCGCTTTTTACTGGAAATGATTAGCGAATATAATCTTGCTTTAGATGTTAATTTGGCTGGAATCAACAAAGGTTGTGGGATTTATCCGGATATCTCTATTTTGAAAAGAGCCAAACAGCTGGATATACCAATTTCTTTGGGTACCGATACTCACACACTTCAAAATTTGGGTAATCACCACGAAACAGGTATTCATTATGCCCACGACGCTGGTTACAAGCATTACCTGAGTTTCTCAAAGTGCATACCTGAAAAACGACCATTACGAAATCAGGCTTATAAAAAAGAAGAATACAAAGTCATGAATTTGGGAATTGAAATGTTGAATCTTCGTTTTGAAGATCGTAAGCAACGACGAATTCCTAAATTTTCTTTCGGAGGTACTTTTAGAACATTTTTGGAGCATCATAAAAATGCTTCCTCATTAGGTGAATTTGAAGCCATACGTATCCGAAAAGGAAATAAATCGATTACCATTAGTAACACTATTCCTCAAAATCAAGAGGAGATGATGAAAGTGAAGGGATTATTTTCGCATCATAAGGATGAGCCAGGTGTTTTATCGATGATATTTAATGCTTTGGCATCTGAAGAAATAAATGTTGAAACAGCCTATTTAAATGCCAATAATGATGGTACCGCAACAGCTTTTTTAACCCTTACGGGAGATGATAGTTCTGTGCATGAAGCTGTCGAGTTTGTTAAAGGTACGGGAGGAGATAGCTTTATTGAAATTAGGGTGGGTGATATTCTGGAAATACAAGAATTAAAAAAACACAAGAATTATGTGTTAGAGGTTGATGGTGTAAATTTACCCATTGCCATCAGCAAACAAATGATTCTTTCTATTCATAACAATACACCAGGAATATTACTGATTTTATTATCGGCATTGGCTTCACAAAATATCAATATAATCGATTTAAAACTCGGACATAGAGGTCAAAAAGGGTATGCTCTTTTGAGTATCGAAGGAAATGCTCAAAACGCAGGCAATGTTTTAACTAAACTAGGACCACAATTTTTCGAAACCACGCATTTATCTTTAAATGGTGTTGAATAG
- a CDS encoding TolC family protein, which yields MKNRMIIFTAVFFSFIAEAAAQEALTLESSIEIALENNLSIKVAKNQYEISANNATKGNAGLLPSLSASANTNYSEHSSDKISSSTSLNFSYTLFDGFGGSYNYKILNLQKERGELITRYNIENTIANVISGFYQLSKAFDDFDVASKNMAISKERLQRNQSKYEFGNINKLEVLNAKVDFNRDSSTYLKSQQFSEELVREMNVLLGRSAETKFQLIPDASEFQSFNLSDLKKRTLEENADYLIQANQLREDDLAVKKAKSGQLPSVSINSSYSYYENEIVGTNSNTQLTGGVSMSFNIFDGKRKKIEIANARIQKQNTELEYQDKMLELEKNLVNAYADYQYNLKVLALEEDALEAATLNFEQTKEYYQLGQISSTTFREAQLNLVEAQNNKSAARYDTKDSEVNIKKISGSLLKFSEI from the coding sequence ATGAAGAATCGAATGATCATATTTACTGCAGTATTTTTCAGTTTTATAGCAGAAGCTGCAGCTCAGGAGGCCTTAACTTTGGAATCCTCCATTGAAATAGCATTAGAGAATAATTTAAGTATTAAAGTAGCCAAAAATCAGTATGAAATATCTGCAAACAATGCTACAAAAGGGAATGCTGGTTTGTTGCCGAGTTTGAGTGCCAGTGCCAATACAAATTATAGCGAGCATAGTTCAGACAAAATATCTTCTTCCACCTCTTTGAATTTCTCTTATACTCTATTTGATGGATTTGGAGGTAGCTATAATTATAAAATATTAAACCTTCAAAAGGAGCGGGGCGAATTAATTACCCGGTACAATATCGAAAATACAATTGCGAATGTTATTTCAGGTTTTTATCAATTAAGTAAGGCTTTTGACGATTTCGATGTGGCATCCAAGAACATGGCAATTTCTAAGGAACGTTTGCAAAGAAATCAATCTAAATATGAGTTTGGAAATATCAATAAATTGGAAGTTCTGAATGCAAAGGTTGATTTTAATCGGGATAGCAGCACCTATCTAAAATCCCAACAGTTTTCTGAGGAATTAGTTCGTGAAATGAATGTTTTGCTGGGAAGAAGCGCGGAAACTAAATTTCAATTAATTCCTGATGCATCAGAATTTCAGTCTTTTAATTTGAGTGATTTGAAAAAAAGGACATTGGAGGAAAATGCTGATTATTTGATTCAGGCAAATCAATTAAGAGAGGATGATTTAGCTGTGAAAAAGGCAAAGTCGGGACAATTACCATCGGTAAGTATTAACTCTTCTTATTCGTATTACGAGAATGAAATTGTTGGGACAAATTCAAACACTCAATTAACGGGAGGTGTAAGCATGAGTTTTAATATTTTCGATGGAAAAAGAAAAAAAATAGAAATTGCAAATGCACGAATTCAGAAACAGAATACTGAGTTAGAGTATCAGGACAAAATGTTAGAATTGGAAAAGAATTTGGTAAATGCTTATGCTGATTATCAATACAATTTGAAAGTATTGGCATTGGAAGAAGATGCATTGGAAGCTGCCACGCTTAATTTTGAGCAAACCAAAGAGTATTATCAATTAGGACAAATTAGTTCGACAACTTTTCGTGAAGCGCAATTGAATTTGGTTGAAGCACAAAATAATAAATCTGCCGCTCGCTACGATACAAAAGATTCAGAAGTAAATATTAAAAAGATAAGCGGTTCATTATTGAAATTCTCAGAAATTTAA